Proteins from a genomic interval of Rhipicephalus microplus isolate Deutch F79 chromosome 6, USDA_Rmic, whole genome shotgun sequence:
- the LOC142765609 gene encoding uncharacterized protein LOC142765609, which yields MFPVFYCLLMILLLQVNSSPLWKSKESDYENKEYGSKKLTYGVNQPPCSRKCGRRMFFCTANCTSCPVCSYCNKCSCQCVAEEDSCSPPKGFSCASVLTPKCKRYEYGCYCYCGIAPLRRLPGGFTRLK from the exons ATGTTCCCAGTGTTCTATTGCCTCCTGATGATATTGCTACTTCAAGTAAATTCCA GTCCACTGTGGAAGTCTAAAGAAAGTGACTACGAAAATAAAGAGTATGGAAGCAAAAAGCTGACGTATG GCGTAAATCAACCTCCATGTTCGAGAAAGTGTGGCAGAAGAATGTTCTTTTGTACGGCCAATTGCACTAGCTGCCCCGTTTGCAGCTATTGCAACAAATGCAGTTGTCAATGTG TTGCAGAAGAAGATTCTTGCTCTCCACCCAAAGGATTTAGTTGTGCCAGTGTACTTACACCGAAGTGTAAGCGCTATGAATACGGCTGTTACTGCTATTGCG GGATTGCACCGCTGAGGAGGCTGCCAGGTGGTTTCACTCGGCTGAAGTGA